Proteins found in one Hevea brasiliensis isolate MT/VB/25A 57/8 chromosome 18, ASM3005281v1, whole genome shotgun sequence genomic segment:
- the LOC110664057 gene encoding glycerol-3-phosphate acyltransferase ATS12, chloroplastic: MIVSAIPPTFLCSIPSPRVSLSFPFLSSKLCLVPPSPSLALRSSARRSLCPCLISSINANAMSQLVKEDKEAIASASGEKEEEKKKEKSSHGRTFLDVTTEGELLSGIRKEVEAGRLPLNVAAGMEEVYQNYKNAVLQSGIPNAEEIILSNMAVAMDRMCLDVEDPFVFSPYHKALREPFDYYNFGQNYIRPLVDFRNSYVGNIFLFHEVEKQLQQGHNIVLISNHQTEADPAVIALLLDKTNPSIAENLIYVAGDRVLTDPLCKPFSMGRNLICVYSKKHMYDDPELTEMKKKANIRSLKEMAVILRHGSQIVWIAPSGGRDRPDPLTGEWYPAPFEAASVDNMRRLAEHSGAPGHIYPLALLCHDIMPPPPLVFPSLTHSLSCDIMSLMHWKFQVEKEIGERRVISFHGAGLSIAPEIGFSEIAAACENPEEAKKAYAQVLYDSVTEQYNVLKSAIHGKRGLEASSPTVSLSQPWN, translated from the exons ATGATCGTTTCCGCTATTCCTCCCACATTTCTCTGTAGCATACCATCGCCTAGGGTTtccctttcctttcctttcttgtCTTCGAAGCTCTGTTTGGTCCCTCCCTCTCCTTCGCTCGCTCTCAGATCGAGTGCGCGAAGGTCCCTTTGTCCTTGCTTGATCTCTTCTATAAACGCTAACGCAATGTCTCAGCTCGTTAAGGAGGACAAAGAAGCTATCGCTTCAGCGTCAGGCgagaaggaggaggagaagaagaaggaaaagtctAGTCACGGGCGAACTTTTCTTGATGTGACAACGGAAGGAG AGTTGCTGTCTGGAATTAGGAAGGAAGTGGAAGCAGGGAGGTTGCCTTTAAATGTTGCTGCAGGAATGGAAGAAGTGTATCAGAATTATAAAAATGCA GTTTTACAAAGTGGAATTCCCAATGCTGAAGAGATAATATTGTCAAATATGGCTGTTGCGATGGATCGTATGTGCTTGGATGTTGAG GACCCTTTTGTCTTCTCACCTTATCACAAAGCATTGAGAGAGCCCTTCGACTACTATAACTTTGGTCAAAACTATATACGTCCTTTGGTTGATTTTAG GAATTCATATGTTGGCAATATATTCCTTTTCCATGAAGTTGAAAAACAGCTTCAACag GGTCACAATATTGTCTTGATATCAAACCACCAAACTGAAGCAGACCCTGCCGTCATTGCGCTATTGCTTGACAAAACAAATCCCTCTATTGCTGAAAACTTG ATCTATGTAGCAGGGGATAGAGTTTTAACAGATCCTCTTTGCAAGCCATTCAGTATGGGCAG GAATCTTATTTGTGTGTACTCAAAAAAACACATGTATGATGATCCTGAACTTACTGAGATGAAGAAAAAAGCAAACATACGAAGTTTGAAGGAGATGGCCGTGATTTTGAG GCATGGGTCACAAATAGTGTGGATTGCCCCAAGTGGTGGTAGGGACCGCCCAGATCCTCTGACTGGAGAATGGTATCCA GCACCATTTGAAGCCGCTTCAGTGGACAACATGAGAAGGCTTGCTGAACATTCTGGTGCTCCAGGACATATTTATCCCTTAGCATTATTATGCCATGACATCATGCCCCCTCCACCACTGGTATTTCCATCTTTGACTCATTCTCTTTCTTGTGACATTATGTCTTTAATGCATTGGAAATTTCAGGtggaaaaagagatcggagagagAAGAGTGATCTCCTTTCATGGGGCTGGATTGTCAATTGCACCGGAAATCGGATTTTCTGAAATTGCTGCTGCTTGTGAAAACCCTGAAGAG